In one window of Thermus aquaticus DNA:
- a CDS encoding Ppx/GppA phosphatase family protein, whose translation MLQITPEQGQIAVKRRSLAVLDLGSGTFRLVLYAYEPGRYFQLLDELREPVALGEGLSRGSLAPEALERGRKALKAFASFLEALKPDEVLTLATSAVRDAANGGVVLEEARRLGLQAKLLPGEEEARLGVLAVANALPFQAALVVDQGGGSAQVSLMEGRRFAFGRALPLGALRLTEAYLRSDPPKKAEVKALEKEVARHLQGLPLPRGLPLVALGGNLRAIARLHQKRKGYPLDLLHGYYLPRGDLEDLAEDLLSLSLKARASLPGVQADRARTLPASLLFLRLLLKEAGAPGVYVSGVGIREGALFTRLLPEPHLLPDPRAFAVENLFRHYPFNEAHRERVKALALELFQGLAPLHGYGEGEKRLLLEAAHLHDIGMHIGYHEHHKHGAYLVLSTPLFTMSHREQALLALLVRYHRRGKPEPGAFRSLLNRGDARLLLRLSALLRLAEMLERTRSGRVRGVRVALGEQVRLLLEASEEPWVEVVEASKQEGLFREAFGLGLEVAW comes from the coding sequence GTGCTACAGATTACGCCAGAGCAAGGTCAGATAGCGGTCAAAAGGAGAAGCCTAGCGGTCCTGGACCTGGGCTCGGGCACCTTCCGCCTGGTCCTCTACGCCTACGAGCCCGGTCGGTACTTCCAGCTTCTGGACGAGCTCAGGGAGCCCGTGGCCCTGGGGGAGGGCCTGAGCCGGGGGAGCCTCGCCCCCGAGGCCCTGGAGCGGGGGAGGAAGGCCCTTAAGGCCTTCGCCAGCTTCCTCGAGGCCCTGAAGCCCGACGAGGTCCTGACCCTGGCCACCAGCGCCGTGCGGGACGCCGCCAACGGGGGGGTGGTCCTCGAGGAGGCCAGGCGCCTGGGCCTCCAGGCCAAGCTCCTCCCCGGCGAGGAGGAGGCCAGGCTCGGGGTGCTGGCGGTGGCCAACGCCCTCCCCTTCCAGGCGGCCTTGGTGGTGGACCAGGGGGGTGGGAGCGCCCAGGTCTCCCTGATGGAGGGGCGCCGCTTCGCCTTCGGTAGGGCCCTGCCCCTGGGGGCCCTCCGCCTCACGGAGGCCTACCTCCGCTCGGACCCCCCCAAGAAGGCCGAGGTCAAGGCCCTGGAAAAGGAGGTGGCCCGGCACCTCCAGGGCCTTCCCCTCCCCAGGGGGCTTCCCCTGGTGGCCCTTGGGGGGAACCTGCGGGCCATCGCCAGGCTCCACCAGAAGCGGAAGGGCTACCCCCTGGACCTCCTCCACGGCTACTACCTGCCCAGGGGCGATCTGGAGGACCTGGCCGAGGACCTCCTTTCCCTTTCCCTCAAGGCCCGGGCCTCGCTTCCCGGGGTCCAGGCCGACCGGGCCAGGACCCTGCCGGCGAGCCTCCTCTTCCTGCGCCTCCTCCTCAAGGAGGCGGGCGCCCCAGGGGTCTATGTGAGCGGGGTGGGGATCCGCGAAGGGGCCCTCTTCACCCGCCTCCTCCCCGAGCCCCACCTCCTGCCCGACCCCCGGGCCTTCGCCGTGGAGAACCTGTTCCGGCACTACCCCTTCAACGAGGCCCACCGGGAGCGGGTGAAGGCGTTGGCCCTGGAGCTATTCCAGGGCCTCGCCCCCCTCCACGGCTACGGGGAAGGGGAGAAGCGGCTTCTTCTGGAGGCCGCCCACCTGCACGACATCGGCATGCACATCGGCTACCACGAGCACCACAAGCACGGGGCCTATCTGGTGCTCTCCACGCCGCTTTTCACCATGAGCCACCGGGAGCAGGCCCTGCTGGCCCTTCTGGTGCGCTACCACCGGCGGGGAAAGCCGGAGCCCGGGGCCTTCAGGAGCCTCCTGAATAGGGGAGACGCCAGGCTCCTTCTTCGGCTCTCCGCCCTCTTGCGCCTGGCGGAGATGCTGGAAAGGACGCGCTCGGGGCGGGTCCGAGGGGTGCGGGTGGCTTTGGGTGAGCAGGTCCGGCTTCTTCTGGAGGCCTCGGAGGAGCCCTGGGTGGAGGTTGTGGAGGCCAGCAAGCAGGAGGGGCTTTTCCGGGAGGCCTTTGGTCTTGGGTTAGAGGTGGCGTGGTAG
- a CDS encoding type II toxin-antitoxin system VapC family toxin, whose translation MRPPKRLLLDTNFFIALRRGEPEAYRFLARLSEEQLVTSAIVQVEYATGEFVVDPRRERSVEAMFARFAVLPFEGKVARKAMREAAKLNLPKLPNPHKKLFDLMIATTAWAHNRTLLTENIGDFAAFAWVKVANWRDYGR comes from the coding sequence ATGAGGCCGCCGAAGCGCCTTCTTCTTGACACCAACTTCTTCATTGCCCTCCGGCGCGGCGAGCCGGAGGCTTATCGTTTTCTTGCTAGGCTAAGCGAGGAGCAACTGGTAACTTCGGCCATCGTTCAGGTTGAGTACGCCACCGGAGAGTTTGTTGTTGACCCAAGGCGGGAAAGAAGTGTGGAGGCCATGTTCGCGCGGTTTGCCGTCTTGCCCTTTGAGGGCAAGGTGGCTAGGAAGGCCATGCGGGAAGCGGCGAAGCTGAACCTGCCGAAGCTTCCCAACCCCCACAAGAAGCTGTTTGACCTAATGATTGCGACGACCGCTTGGGCGCACAACCGCACGTTGCTTACCGAAAACATCGGCGACTTCGCCGCCTTCGCCTGGGTAAAGGTAGCAAACTGGCGGGACTATGGGCGGTAG
- a CDS encoding tyrosine-type recombinase/integrase — protein sequence MYNAPMAGPTTQGVIWKTIGVKKPEKALLPLAPYAEYLLLERGYSPRGVRRYLQDLVLWFRFLEARALPPGPEAVRAILLEERWAPRRVQGFLAALRSYYRYLAQVRGEAVADPTEGIGRPKAGRRLPLHPAPEELLRFLEALAQEKEARLLTALARFLYGTGLRISEALSLKGKNIVQEGGRPVAVRVVGKGNKERLVPLSRTAQSALLELGPPQGNVNVFTFAQGRCRGRVPSARYVEAKFREAALRAGLDPRRFTPHKLRHAYATLLVERGVQLDAVKDLLGHESIATTQIYLHASRERLKEAASRLPDL from the coding sequence ATGTATAATGCCCCCATGGCTGGGCCGACCACCCAGGGTGTTATCTGGAAAACCATCGGCGTTAAAAAGCCCGAGAAGGCCCTTCTGCCCCTGGCCCCTTATGCCGAATACCTTCTTTTGGAGCGGGGCTACTCGCCCCGGGGGGTGCGCCGCTACCTCCAGGACCTGGTCCTCTGGTTCCGCTTCCTCGAGGCCCGCGCCCTCCCGCCAGGCCCCGAGGCGGTGCGGGCCATCCTCCTGGAGGAGCGCTGGGCCCCCAGGCGGGTCCAGGGCTTCCTGGCGGCCCTGAGGAGCTACTACCGCTACCTGGCCCAGGTGCGGGGCGAGGCCGTGGCGGACCCTACCGAGGGCATTGGGCGGCCCAAGGCCGGAAGGCGGCTTCCCCTGCACCCGGCCCCCGAGGAGCTCTTGCGCTTCCTCGAGGCCCTGGCCCAGGAAAAGGAGGCCCGGCTCCTCACCGCCCTTGCCCGCTTCCTCTACGGCACGGGCCTCCGCATCTCCGAGGCCCTTTCCCTGAAGGGCAAGAACATCGTCCAGGAAGGCGGGCGCCCCGTGGCCGTGCGGGTGGTGGGTAAGGGCAACAAGGAACGGCTGGTACCCCTTTCCCGGACCGCTCAGAGCGCGCTCTTGGAGCTGGGCCCACCCCAGGGAAATGTGAATGTATTCACTTTTGCCCAGGGGCGGTGCCGGGGCCGGGTGCCCTCGGCCCGGTACGTGGAGGCCAAGTTCCGTGAAGCCGCCCTTAGGGCGGGCCTAGACCCCAGGCGCTTCACCCCCCACAAGCTCCGCCACGCCTACGCCACGCTCCTGGTGGAAAGGGGCGTCCAGCTGGACGCCGTCAAGGACCTCCTGGGCCACGAGTCTATCGCCACCACCCAGATCTACCTCCACGCCTCCCGGGAAAGGCTTAAGGAGGCGGCCTCCCGGCTCCCCGACCTTTAG
- a CDS encoding SDR family oxidoreductase codes for MGRLEGKNVLITGAAHGIGRATLELFAREGARLVACDLDREGLEAASQATGAIPVAMDVADPASVERGFAEALKALGRLDGVVHYAGITRDNFHWKMPLEDWELVLKVNLTGSFLVAKAASEAMRERNPGSIVLTASRVYLGNLGQANYSASKAGVVGLTRTLALELGRYGIRVNALAPGFIETRMTEKVPEKVREKAIAATPLGRTGKPLEVAYAALFLVSDESSFITGQVLFVDGGRTIGAAPA; via the coding sequence ATGGGCAGGCTGGAGGGGAAGAACGTTCTCATCACCGGGGCGGCCCACGGCATCGGCCGGGCCACCCTGGAGCTCTTCGCCCGGGAGGGGGCGAGGCTTGTGGCCTGCGACCTGGACCGGGAGGGCCTCGAGGCCGCCTCCCAGGCCACCGGGGCCATCCCCGTGGCCATGGACGTGGCGGACCCCGCCTCCGTAGAGCGGGGCTTCGCCGAGGCCCTGAAGGCTTTAGGCCGCCTGGACGGCGTGGTCCACTACGCCGGCATCACCCGGGACAACTTCCACTGGAAGATGCCCCTGGAGGACTGGGAGCTGGTGCTCAAGGTGAACCTCACCGGAAGCTTCCTGGTGGCCAAGGCCGCCAGCGAGGCCATGCGGGAGAGGAACCCGGGGAGCATCGTCCTCACCGCGAGCCGGGTCTACCTGGGCAACCTGGGGCAGGCCAACTACAGCGCCTCCAAGGCGGGGGTCGTGGGGCTCACCCGCACGCTGGCCCTGGAACTGGGGCGCTACGGCATCCGGGTGAACGCCCTGGCCCCCGGCTTCATTGAGACCCGGATGACGGAGAAGGTGCCGGAGAAGGTGCGGGAAAAGGCCATCGCCGCCACGCCCCTGGGCCGGACCGGGAAGCCTCTGGAGGTGGCCTACGCCGCGCTCTTTCTGGTTTCCGACGAGTCCAGCTTCATCACCGGCCAGGTCCTCTTCGTGGACGGGGGGCGGACCATCGGCGCGGCCCCGGCCTAA
- a CDS encoding acyl-CoA dehydrogenase family protein, giving the protein MKVPEHKEIRELARRFLSEQGGALRAYEEEEAFPWPLVEGMARLGFLGVFVPEELGGAGLDFWAYIALLEEMGGYASLRSVLSVQQSLVLTPLLAYGTEAQKERYVPRLARGEVLGAYALTEPEAGSDAGSLKTRAYRDGDFYVLEGQKTFISHANVAEVFIVFAKTDPDQGSKGISAFLVERQDGVRTTPLKGKLGLRAADTGMVFLDGVRIPRDRLLGQEGEGFKIALSTLDTGRISLAAGAVGLMQRALDLSLAYAKERRQFGRPIASFQLIQEKLAEMKLDLEASRLLTYQAVAKKLSGERYTLEASMAKLFASEAANRVAYRAIQVHGGYGFFEEYEVARLYRDARILTLYEGTSEIQKLVIGAHLTGIRAFA; this is encoded by the coding sequence GTGAAGGTGCCTGAGCACAAGGAGATCCGGGAGCTTGCCCGGAGGTTTCTTTCCGAGCAGGGCGGGGCGCTTAGGGCCTACGAAGAGGAGGAGGCCTTTCCCTGGCCCCTTGTGGAGGGGATGGCGAGGCTCGGCTTCCTTGGGGTCTTCGTCCCCGAGGAGTTGGGTGGGGCGGGGCTGGACTTCTGGGCCTACATCGCCCTCCTGGAGGAGATGGGGGGGTACGCCTCCTTGCGCTCTGTCCTCTCCGTGCAGCAGAGCCTGGTTCTCACCCCTCTCCTGGCCTATGGCACCGAGGCGCAGAAAGAGCGCTATGTGCCCAGGCTGGCCCGGGGCGAGGTCCTGGGGGCTTACGCCCTCACCGAGCCGGAAGCCGGCTCGGACGCCGGGAGCCTAAAGACCAGGGCCTACCGCGACGGGGATTTTTACGTCCTCGAGGGCCAGAAGACCTTCATCTCCCACGCCAACGTGGCCGAGGTCTTCATCGTCTTCGCCAAGACGGACCCTGACCAAGGCAGCAAGGGCATCAGCGCCTTTCTCGTGGAGCGCCAGGATGGGGTGAGGACCACCCCCCTCAAGGGGAAGCTGGGCCTGAGGGCTGCGGACACCGGGATGGTCTTCCTGGATGGGGTGCGGATTCCCAGGGACCGGCTCCTGGGCCAGGAAGGGGAGGGGTTTAAGATCGCCCTGTCCACGCTAGACACGGGCCGCATCTCCCTGGCGGCCGGAGCCGTGGGCCTCATGCAGAGGGCCCTGGACCTCTCCTTGGCCTACGCCAAGGAGAGGCGGCAGTTTGGCAGGCCCATCGCCAGCTTCCAGCTCATCCAGGAGAAGCTGGCGGAGATGAAGCTGGACCTGGAGGCCAGCCGCCTCCTCACCTACCAGGCGGTGGCCAAGAAGCTCTCCGGGGAACGGTACACCCTCGAGGCCAGCATGGCCAAGCTCTTCGCTTCCGAGGCCGCCAACCGGGTGGCCTACCGGGCCATCCAGGTCCACGGCGGGTACGGCTTCTTTGAGGAGTACGAGGTGGCGAGGCTTTATCGGGATGCCCGCATCCTCACCCTCTACGAGGGGACGAGCGAGATCCAGAAGCTGGTCATCGGGGCCCACCTGACGGGGATCAGGGCCTTTGCTTGA
- the bfr gene encoding bacterioferritin yields MKGHPEVIQSLQERLSEELAAILQYMVHAEMAENWGFKALAKHLKAHAITEMRHAEKHIERILFLEGFPEVSRIGEIKIGKNVQEILFKDYEGELQAVKGYNETMNLAQSLGDNGTRDMVAAILEDEEAHVDWLETQRELLDQMGLSNYLQYLAGGLD; encoded by the coding sequence ATGAAAGGGCACCCCGAGGTGATCCAGAGCTTGCAGGAGCGGCTTTCCGAGGAGCTGGCCGCCATTTTGCAGTACATGGTCCACGCCGAGATGGCGGAGAACTGGGGCTTCAAGGCCCTGGCCAAGCACCTGAAGGCCCACGCCATCACCGAGATGCGCCACGCCGAGAAGCACATTGAAAGGATCCTCTTCCTGGAGGGCTTTCCCGAGGTGAGCCGCATCGGGGAGATCAAGATCGGGAAGAACGTGCAGGAGATCCTCTTCAAGGACTACGAGGGGGAACTGCAGGCGGTGAAGGGCTACAACGAGACCATGAACCTGGCCCAGAGCCTGGGGGACAACGGCACCCGGGATATGGTGGCGGCCATCCTCGAGGACGAGGAGGCCCACGTGGACTGGCTGGAGACCCAGCGGGAGCTTCTGGACCAGATGGGCCTCAGCAACTACTTGCAGTACCTGGCCGGGGGCCTGGACTGA
- the cas2e gene encoding type I-E CRISPR-associated endoribonuclease Cas2e, producing the protein MVVMILEKVPKSLRGDLTRFLVEVDTGVFVGRVSATVRELLWERAVEKAEGGRVALAYRTNNEQGFALRLHGYPDRFLRDFDGIVLVGVRNAEAARKAEKLSRQVERYKKRLAKASEGDLENQKP; encoded by the coding sequence ATGGTGGTGATGATCCTGGAGAAGGTTCCGAAGAGCCTTAGGGGGGACCTCACCCGCTTCCTGGTGGAGGTGGACACCGGGGTCTTCGTGGGTCGGGTTAGCGCCACGGTGCGGGAACTCCTCTGGGAGCGGGCCGTGGAGAAGGCCGAGGGCGGCAGGGTGGCCCTCGCCTACCGTACCAACAACGAGCAGGGCTTCGCCTTGCGGCTTCACGGCTACCCGGATCGCTTCCTGCGGGACTTTGATGGTATAGTGTTGGTGGGCGTTCGGAACGCCGAGGCGGCGCGGAAGGCGGAGAAGTTGTCCAGGCAAGTTGAGAGGTACAAAAAGCGCCTCGCCAAGGCTTCCGAAGGGGATCTTGAAAACCAAAAACCGTAA
- the cas5e gene encoding type I-E CRISPR-associated protein Cas5/CasD has translation MATLLLRLQGPLQSWGTRSRFDHRDTWPYPTKSGVVGLLAAALGRDRREDISDLAALRMGVRVDRKGVLRVDYQTAQGVLAADLKAKRDVQSWRYFLSDAAFLVGLEGDGGFLRELHSALKRPRFPLYLGRKGYVPSPPPYLPDGFLEAPLVEALKAYPYLGRGRPQGELLLVLEAGEGRLVYDQPSGPFSERRFAARYVREEVLPQEAVPEGPPRWEVAHVG, from the coding sequence GTGGCTACCCTCCTCCTTAGGCTCCAAGGCCCCCTGCAGTCCTGGGGCACCCGGAGCCGCTTTGACCACCGGGACACCTGGCCCTACCCCACGAAAAGCGGGGTAGTGGGCCTTCTGGCCGCTGCCTTGGGCCGGGACCGGAGGGAGGACATCTCCGACCTGGCCGCCCTCCGCATGGGGGTGCGGGTGGACCGGAAGGGGGTGCTCCGGGTGGACTACCAGACGGCTCAGGGCGTCCTCGCCGCCGACCTCAAGGCCAAGCGGGACGTGCAGAGCTGGCGGTACTTCCTCTCCGACGCCGCCTTCCTGGTGGGCCTCGAGGGGGACGGGGGGTTCCTTCGCGAGCTCCATAGCGCCCTGAAGCGCCCCCGCTTCCCCCTTTACTTGGGCCGCAAGGGCTACGTGCCAAGCCCCCCGCCCTACCTGCCCGACGGCTTCCTCGAGGCCCCCTTGGTGGAGGCCCTGAAGGCCTACCCCTACCTGGGGAGGGGAAGGCCTCAGGGGGAACTTCTCCTGGTCCTGGAAGCCGGGGAGGGCCGCCTGGTCTACGACCAGCCCTCGGGGCCCTTTAGCGAGCGCCGCTTCGCCGCCCGGTATGTGCGGGAGGAGGTGCTTCCCCAAGAAGCGGTTCCGGAAGGCCCCCCAAGGTGGGAGGTGGCCCATGTGGGTTAG
- the cas1e gene encoding type I-E CRISPR-associated endonuclease Cas1e gives MPPVPSARNLKELPKFRDGLSYLYVEHAVVEREAGGIGIYDQEGLTLAPVAGLGVLFLGPGTRITHAAIRLLAENGCTVAWVGEGMARFYAQGLGDTRSAVRLYRQARAWAEPALHLQVVMRLYRMRFPEPLPEGLTLEQVRGLEGVRVRETYARWSRETGVPWHGRSYDRGNWRAADPVNRALSAGAAYLYGLAHAAIVSMGFSPALGFIHTGKLLSFVYDIADLYKADYLVPAAFRTVAESEEGVERRVRRMLREAIQEGRLLERMAEDLLELFRGLGLPGDEDLVEEDPTRPGGLWDLEGEVEGGVAYGGDDPGEGSEEP, from the coding sequence ATGCCCCCCGTGCCCAGCGCCAGGAACCTCAAGGAGCTTCCCAAGTTCCGGGATGGCCTCTCCTACCTCTACGTGGAGCACGCCGTGGTGGAGCGGGAGGCGGGAGGCATCGGCATCTACGACCAAGAAGGCCTCACCCTGGCCCCGGTGGCGGGCCTAGGGGTCCTCTTCCTGGGCCCCGGCACCCGCATCACCCACGCCGCCATCCGCCTCCTCGCGGAAAACGGCTGCACCGTGGCCTGGGTGGGGGAGGGCATGGCCCGCTTCTACGCCCAGGGCCTGGGAGACACCCGGAGCGCCGTCCGGCTCTACCGGCAGGCCCGGGCCTGGGCCGAACCGGCCCTGCACCTCCAGGTGGTGATGCGGCTTTACCGCATGCGCTTCCCCGAGCCCCTGCCCGAGGGCCTGACCCTGGAGCAGGTGCGGGGCCTCGAGGGGGTGCGGGTGCGGGAGACGTACGCCCGCTGGAGCCGGGAGACGGGCGTGCCCTGGCACGGCCGGAGCTACGACCGGGGCAACTGGCGGGCGGCGGACCCCGTGAACCGGGCCCTCTCCGCCGGGGCCGCTTACCTCTACGGCCTCGCCCACGCCGCCATCGTCTCCATGGGCTTTAGCCCTGCCCTGGGCTTCATCCACACCGGGAAGCTCCTCTCCTTTGTCTACGACATCGCCGATCTCTACAAGGCGGATTACCTCGTCCCGGCCGCTTTCCGCACCGTGGCGGAGTCCGAGGAGGGGGTGGAGCGTAGGGTGCGCCGGATGCTGCGGGAGGCCATTCAGGAGGGAAGGCTTTTGGAGCGTATGGCCGAGGACCTCCTGGAGCTTTTCCGGGGCTTGGGCCTTCCCGGGGACGAGGACCTGGTGGAAGAGGACCCAACCCGTCCTGGGGGCCTTTGGGACCTCGAGGGGGAGGTGGAGGGCGGGGTGGCCTATGGTGGTGATGATCCTGGAGAAGGTTCCGAAGAGCCTTAG
- a CDS encoding MaoC/PaaZ C-terminal domain-containing protein has protein sequence MPLYFEDFQVGQRFTTPARTVTEADIVHFAGVSGDFNPIHTDAEFARSTPFGARIAHGLLVLSMLTGLRQRSGHFEGTLIAWLEIRNYRFLKPVFIGDTVHGETEILEKRETSRPDRGILVQKVRVLNQKGEVVQEGEFVTMVKRREGGA, from the coding sequence ATGCCCTTATACTTTGAGGACTTTCAGGTAGGCCAGCGCTTCACCACCCCCGCCCGCACCGTCACCGAGGCCGACATCGTCCACTTCGCCGGGGTCTCCGGGGACTTTAACCCCATCCACACCGACGCCGAGTTCGCCCGCTCCACCCCCTTCGGGGCCCGCATCGCCCACGGCCTCCTGGTCCTCTCCATGCTGACGGGCCTCAGGCAGCGCTCGGGCCATTTTGAGGGGACCCTCATCGCCTGGCTGGAGATCAGGAACTACCGCTTCCTGAAGCCCGTCTTCATCGGCGACACGGTCCACGGGGAGACGGAGATTCTGGAGAAGCGGGAGACCTCGAGGCCCGACCGGGGCATCCTGGTGCAGAAGGTGCGGGTCCTGAACCAGAAGGGCGAAGTGGTGCAGGAGGGGGAGTTCGTCACCATGGTGAAAAGAAGGGAAGGAGGCGCCTGA
- the cas7e gene encoding type I-E CRISPR-associated protein Cas7/Cse4/CasC, with protein MKLLEVHILQTVAPSNLNRDDTGSPKDALFGGFRRARISSQAQKRAVRVAFKDWPLLSEEERAVRTKRLVEELLRRLEDVKEELARRAVENALNALGFGVKEGRTEYLFFLGNRELDALAQGIRENLEALSGEVKGKKKAEVPDELKKALERVLDGGKAVDLALFGRMLADRPELGKDAAAQVAHALSTHKVDREFDFYTAVDDLNPKEETGAGMMGDVEFYSATLYRYAVVDLEKLLENLQGDKELALKGALAFLEAFALTLPSGKQNSFAAHNPPLFVAFRAGEGMPRNLATAFERPIRPREDAPLSRLSAEALMEEWARFDRVYGPLSPEWKGALDLTEAQGDGLPRLGDLKALKEKVAEAVRALLEV; from the coding sequence ATGAAGCTTTTGGAAGTGCACATCCTGCAGACGGTGGCTCCCAGCAACCTGAACCGGGACGACACGGGAAGCCCCAAGGACGCCCTCTTTGGGGGCTTCCGCCGGGCCAGGATCTCTAGCCAGGCCCAGAAGCGGGCGGTGCGGGTGGCCTTCAAGGACTGGCCCCTCCTTTCCGAGGAGGAGCGGGCGGTGCGGACCAAGCGGCTTGTGGAGGAGCTTCTCCGCAGGCTTGAGGACGTGAAGGAGGAGCTTGCCCGCCGAGCCGTGGAAAACGCCTTGAATGCCCTGGGCTTTGGGGTGAAGGAGGGGCGGACGGAGTACCTGTTTTTCCTAGGCAACCGTGAGCTGGACGCTTTGGCCCAGGGCATCCGGGAGAACCTCGAGGCCCTCTCCGGGGAGGTGAAGGGCAAGAAAAAGGCGGAGGTCCCTGACGAGCTCAAAAAGGCCCTGGAGCGGGTCCTGGACGGGGGTAAGGCCGTGGACCTGGCCCTTTTTGGCCGGATGCTGGCGGACCGGCCCGAGCTCGGGAAGGACGCCGCAGCCCAGGTAGCCCACGCCCTCTCCACCCACAAGGTGGACCGGGAGTTTGACTTTTACACCGCCGTGGACGACCTGAACCCCAAGGAGGAGACCGGGGCGGGGATGATGGGGGACGTGGAGTTTTACTCCGCTACCCTCTACCGCTACGCCGTGGTGGACCTGGAAAAGCTCCTGGAAAACCTCCAGGGGGACAAGGAGCTGGCCCTCAAGGGGGCCCTGGCCTTCCTCGAGGCCTTCGCCCTCACCCTGCCCTCGGGCAAGCAGAACAGCTTCGCCGCCCACAACCCGCCCCTCTTCGTGGCCTTTCGGGCCGGGGAGGGGATGCCCCGGAACCTGGCCACGGCCTTTGAGCGGCCCATCCGGCCCAGGGAAGACGCGCCCCTTTCCCGCCTTTCGGCGGAGGCCCTGATGGAGGAGTGGGCCAGGTTTGACCGGGTGTATGGGCCCTTGAGCCCCGAGTGGAAGGGGGCCCTGGACCTCACGGAAGCGCAGGGGGACGGGCTTCCCCGGTTAGGGGACCTGAAGGCCCTCAAGGAGAAGGTGGCGGAGGCCGTGAGGGCGCTTCTGGAGGTGTAG
- a CDS encoding winged helix-turn-helix transcriptional regulator, translating into MADAPAREEGAFCPVYAALNLLQEKWTLHIIRALLEGPKGFNELSRAIGGVNPATLSQRLDHLVRLGLVEKTVESYMPPRTRYRLTPSGEELEAVIQAVDRWARKHLKAPVS; encoded by the coding sequence ATGGCCGATGCCCCGGCGCGGGAAGAAGGCGCCTTCTGCCCCGTCTACGCCGCCCTCAACCTCCTGCAGGAGAAGTGGACCCTGCACATCATCCGGGCCCTTCTCGAGGGCCCCAAGGGGTTCAACGAGCTCTCCCGAGCCATCGGCGGGGTGAACCCGGCCACGCTCTCCCAGCGCCTGGACCACCTGGTGCGGCTGGGGCTCGTGGAGAAGACCGTGGAGTCCTACATGCCCCCCCGCACCCGCTACCGCCTCACCCCCTCGGGCGAGGAGCTGGAGGCGGTCATCCAGGCCGTGGACCGCTGGGCCCGCAAGCACCTGAAGGCCCCGGTGTCCTGA
- the cas6e gene encoding type I-E CRISPR-associated protein Cas6/Cse3/CasE — protein MWVSKLVLNPASKAARRDLANPYEMHRTLSKAVSEALKEGRERLLWRLEPTRGLEPPVVLVQTLTEPDWSVLEEGYAEVFPPKPFEPALHPGQRLRFRLRANPAKRLAATGKRVALKTPAEKVAWLERRLLEGGFRLLEGEQGPLVRILQDTFLEARRGKGEGGEGRLLQVQAVLFEGRLEVVDPGKAQATLKQGIGPGKALGLGLLSLAP, from the coding sequence ATGTGGGTTAGCAAGCTGGTGCTAAACCCGGCCTCCAAGGCGGCCCGACGGGACCTGGCCAACCCCTACGAGATGCACCGCACCCTCTCCAAGGCGGTGTCCGAGGCCCTTAAGGAAGGAAGGGAGCGGCTTCTTTGGCGCCTGGAGCCCACCCGGGGCCTGGAGCCTCCCGTGGTCCTGGTGCAGACCCTCACCGAGCCCGACTGGAGCGTGCTGGAGGAGGGGTACGCCGAGGTCTTCCCCCCGAAGCCCTTTGAGCCAGCCCTCCACCCTGGACAGCGCCTCCGCTTCCGCCTGCGGGCCAACCCCGCCAAGCGCCTTGCGGCCACGGGGAAGCGGGTGGCCTTGAAGACCCCGGCGGAGAAGGTCGCCTGGCTGGAGAGGCGGCTTCTGGAGGGAGGTTTCCGCCTTCTTGAGGGGGAGCAGGGACCCCTGGTCCGCATCCTTCAGGACACCTTTCTAGAAGCCCGCCGCGGCAAAGGGGAAGGGGGCGAGGGGAGGCTTCTCCAGGTCCAAGCGGTGCTCTTTGAGGGGCGCCTCGAGGTGGTGGACCCGGGGAAGGCGCAGGCCACCCTGAAGCAGGGCATAGGCCCCGGCAAGGCCCTCGGCCTCGGCCTCCTCTCCCTCGCTCCCTAG
- a CDS encoding TetR/AcrR family transcriptional regulator has translation MIATTRTRILEEAAKLFTEKGYETTSVQDIAQATGLSKAALYHHFRSKEEVLYEISLLALEGLIREGEKALSEPHPSLALLHFMEGHARFFEENHAFFVTMLQGIKSLSPEKREKTVVLRDRHEANLRTILRRGIEAGVFRPVDVALAGRAVLSMLNWMIRWFRPGGPMRAEEVARGYYDLILRGLEREGA, from the coding sequence ATGATCGCCACCACCCGCACCCGCATCCTGGAGGAAGCCGCCAAACTCTTCACCGAGAAGGGCTACGAGACCACCAGCGTTCAGGACATCGCCCAGGCCACCGGGCTCTCCAAAGCGGCCCTCTACCACCACTTCCGCAGCAAGGAGGAGGTGCTCTACGAGATCAGCCTCCTGGCCCTCGAGGGCCTCATCCGGGAAGGGGAGAAGGCCCTGAGCGAGCCCCATCCCTCCCTGGCCCTCCTGCACTTCATGGAGGGGCACGCCCGCTTTTTTGAGGAAAACCACGCCTTTTTCGTCACCATGCTCCAGGGCATCAAAAGCCTTTCCCCCGAGAAACGGGAGAAGACCGTGGTCCTGCGCGACCGGCACGAGGCCAACCTCCGTACCATCCTGAGGCGGGGGATAGAGGCGGGGGTCTTTCGCCCGGTGGACGTGGCCCTGGCGGGGCGGGCAGTCCTCTCCATGCTTAACTGGATGATCCGCTGGTTCCGGCCTGGCGGCCCCATGCGGGCCGAGGAGGTGGCCCGGGGCTACTACGACCTGATCCTAAGGGGGTTGGAGCGTGAAGGTGCCTGA